A window of the Streptomyces sp. Ag109_O5-10 genome harbors these coding sequences:
- a CDS encoding ATP-binding protein, translating into MLALQLAIVVVVLLAVAALSLAQSEATFSRVEGRRVSALAEQLAANPLVRNQLPRPAPEETLAPLTHSTLVQSGVTSVTIADSSGRIVSSTNPTVIGDRLRLGPGVARGRGWSGSLTWDGSRELVAQVPVLGAASGDLGRTLGIVMIGEASPTVWQRLSGASSYLLAYLGIASGLGLAGSWLLARRVKRQTLGLEPREITGLAEHREAMLYGIAEGVVALDPQQRLTLVNEVGRQLLDLPEECVGRTLDDLGIDGRLHDVLTGTRPEAEHGPDEVVIRHGRVLVMNRMTVTKNDRLLGSVTTLRDRTELARLEREIGSFRSTSELLRAQTHEFANQLHTISGLIQIGEQDEVVRYVRALTRRRQSLDMTIGRRIHDPAIAALLMAKDSLAAERRITLRISDVTSLGRLASEDAADVATVVGNLVDNAIDAAAGSGLDDREPWIEVELRQDASSVEIVVCDSGPGVAPELAQEVFHHGFTTKAAAEGERGIGLALTRLVCERRAGEIRVTNTAEGARFTARMSVSHSTEAIEEGATR; encoded by the coding sequence ATGCTGGCGCTGCAGCTCGCCATCGTCGTGGTCGTGCTGCTGGCGGTCGCGGCGCTCTCGCTCGCCCAGTCGGAGGCCACCTTCAGCCGGGTCGAGGGCCGCCGCGTGAGTGCGCTGGCCGAGCAGTTGGCTGCCAACCCACTGGTGCGCAACCAGCTCCCGCGTCCGGCGCCGGAGGAGACGCTGGCCCCGCTGACGCATTCCACGCTGGTGCAGTCCGGGGTCACCTCCGTGACGATCGCCGACTCCTCCGGGCGCATCGTCAGTTCGACCAACCCGACGGTCATCGGTGACCGGCTGCGGCTCGGACCGGGGGTGGCCCGCGGACGAGGCTGGTCCGGCTCGCTCACCTGGGACGGCAGCCGCGAACTGGTGGCGCAGGTGCCGGTGCTCGGCGCGGCGAGCGGGGACCTGGGGCGGACCCTGGGCATCGTCATGATCGGGGAGGCGTCCCCGACGGTGTGGCAGCGGCTCAGCGGTGCGTCTTCCTATCTCCTCGCCTACCTGGGCATCGCCAGCGGGCTCGGTCTGGCCGGCTCCTGGCTGCTGGCCCGACGGGTCAAACGGCAGACGCTCGGTCTGGAGCCGCGCGAGATCACCGGCCTCGCCGAGCACCGCGAGGCCATGCTGTACGGGATCGCCGAGGGCGTGGTCGCCCTGGATCCCCAGCAGCGCCTCACCCTGGTGAACGAGGTGGGCAGACAGCTGCTCGACCTGCCCGAGGAGTGCGTGGGCCGGACGCTGGACGACCTTGGCATCGACGGCCGTCTGCACGACGTGCTCACCGGCACCCGGCCCGAAGCGGAGCACGGACCCGACGAAGTGGTCATACGGCACGGTCGCGTGCTGGTGATGAACAGGATGACCGTCACGAAGAACGACCGCCTGCTCGGCTCGGTGACCACGCTGCGGGACCGCACCGAACTGGCTCGGCTGGAACGCGAGATCGGGTCCTTCCGCAGCACGTCCGAGCTGCTACGGGCCCAGACGCACGAGTTCGCCAACCAGCTGCACACCATCTCCGGACTCATCCAGATCGGCGAGCAGGACGAGGTCGTACGCTACGTCCGTGCGCTCACCCGGCGCCGCCAGTCCCTGGACATGACCATCGGCCGCCGCATCCACGATCCCGCCATCGCCGCCCTCCTCATGGCGAAGGACTCCCTCGCGGCCGAACGCAGGATCACCCTGAGGATCTCGGACGTCACCTCCCTCGGCCGGCTCGCCTCGGAGGACGCCGCCGACGTGGCGACCGTGGTCGGCAACCTGGTCGACAACGCCATCGACGCCGCAGCCGGAAGCGGCCTCGACGACCGGGAACCCTGGATCGAGGTCGAACTCCGGCAGGACGCGTCCAGCGTGGAGATCGTGGTGTGCGACTCGGGCCCGGGCGTGGCTCCCGAACTTGCCCAGGAGGTCTTCCACCACGGGTTCACCACCAAGGCCGCCGCGGAGGGCGAGCGTGGCATCGGCCTTGCCCTCACCCGGCTCGTCTGTGAACGACGGGCCGGGGAGATCAGGGTGACCAACACCGCCGAAGGCGCCCGGTTCACCGCGCGCATGTCCGTGAGCCACTCAACGGAAGCGATCGAGGAAGGAGCAACACGTTGA
- a CDS encoding response regulator gives MTDTSGTIDVLVVDDDFMVARVHRTFVERVPPFRVVGTAGTGEQAISAIDELRPDLVLLDLYLPDVFGLDVIPRLRTAGHDCDIMVISAAREADTVRGALRHGVVDYLLKPFDYEDMKPRLDRYAARRGRLLTAVVRGQADIDRVLSAGSVPAAVARLPKGLSVETADLVERTLREADGTLSAAECAAAAGISRVSARRYLEHFHTTGTADVSLRYGAAGRPERRYGWRD, from the coding sequence TTGACGGACACCTCCGGCACGATCGATGTTCTCGTCGTCGACGACGACTTCATGGTGGCTCGGGTCCACCGCACCTTCGTCGAGAGGGTGCCGCCGTTCAGGGTCGTCGGCACCGCGGGCACTGGTGAGCAGGCCATCAGCGCGATCGACGAACTGCGCCCGGATCTCGTTCTCCTCGATCTCTATCTGCCCGATGTCTTCGGCCTGGACGTCATCCCGCGGCTGCGCACCGCGGGACACGACTGCGACATCATGGTCATCAGTGCTGCGCGCGAGGCCGACACCGTGCGCGGCGCGCTCCGCCACGGTGTCGTGGACTACCTGCTCAAACCCTTCGACTATGAGGACATGAAGCCCCGCCTGGACCGGTACGCCGCACGGCGCGGCCGGCTTCTCACCGCGGTGGTGCGCGGCCAGGCCGACATCGACCGGGTTCTGTCCGCAGGGTCTGTCCCCGCTGCTGTCGCCAGACTCCCGAAGGGCCTGAGCGTGGAGACCGCCGACCTCGTCGAACGCACGCTCCGCGAGGCGGACGGCACCCTGTCGGCCGCCGAGTGCGCGGCCGCCGCCGGTATCTCCCGCGTCAGCGCCCGCCGTTACCTGGAGCACTTCCACACCACCGGCACGGCGGACGTCTCCCTGCGTTACGGCGCCGCCGGCCGGCCCGAGCGGCGGTATGGCTGGCGAGACTGA
- the rpe gene encoding ribulose-phosphate 3-epimerase has protein sequence MAVQINPSILSADFARLADEARAVEGADWLHVDVMDNHFVPNLTLGVPVVESLARATDTPLDCHLMIEAPDRWAPQYVEAGASSVTFHVEAAAAPVRLAREIRAKGARASMALKPATPIEPYEDLLPELDMLLVMTVEPGFGGQSFLDIMLPKIRRTRELISKHGLELWLQVDGGVSASTIERCADAGADVFVAGSAVYGANDPAEAVRALRTQAATATAQASWACDH, from the coding sequence ATGGCCGTGCAGATCAACCCCAGCATCCTGTCCGCCGACTTCGCCCGCCTCGCGGACGAGGCGAGGGCGGTCGAAGGCGCCGACTGGCTCCACGTCGACGTCATGGACAACCACTTCGTCCCGAACCTCACGCTCGGTGTGCCAGTCGTAGAGTCCCTGGCCCGTGCGACGGACACCCCGCTGGACTGCCACCTGATGATCGAGGCCCCTGACCGATGGGCGCCGCAGTACGTCGAAGCGGGGGCCTCCTCCGTCACCTTCCACGTGGAGGCGGCGGCCGCCCCGGTGCGGCTCGCCCGGGAGATCCGGGCGAAGGGCGCCCGCGCGTCCATGGCGCTCAAGCCCGCCACGCCCATCGAGCCGTACGAGGACCTGCTCCCCGAGCTGGACATGCTGCTGGTCATGACGGTGGAGCCGGGCTTCGGCGGCCAGTCGTTCCTCGACATCATGCTGCCGAAGATCCGCCGCACCCGGGAGTTGATCAGCAAGCACGGACTGGAGCTGTGGCTCCAGGTCGACGGTGGAGTTTCCGCGTCGACGATCGAACGGTGCGCGGACGCAGGAGCCGACGTTTTTGTGGCAGGTTCCGCGGTGTACGGGGCAAACGACCCGGCAGAGGCGGTACGTGCACTACGCACCCAGGCGGCGACGGCCACCGCCCAGGCGTCGTGGGCGTGCGACCACTGA
- a CDS encoding sugar-binding transcriptional regulator, translating into MNSSEEMAVSGMSAGRSAMRMGPAELVQAAAMARRFYLEGKSKIQIAEEFGVSRFKVARVLETALERDLVRIEIRVPAELDAERSDALRARYGLRHAVVVESPAEAEETPDPENLGEVAADLLGELVSEGDVLGLAWGRSTIHMAAALDRLPPCTVVQLTGVYDAGTSERGSVEAVRRAAQVSGGDAHPIYAPMLLPDAATAAALRNQTGIARAFEYFDKVTVACVSIGSWEPGISTVHDMLSDEERAHYATLGVAAEMAAHLFDAEGRRVGRDLGERCITVKADQLRRIPEVVAIAGGQRKAAAIDAVLRSGLVTSLVTDTSAADYLMTAGTPPKPALNRADPDGP; encoded by the coding sequence GTGAACAGCAGTGAGGAGATGGCCGTGTCGGGTATGTCGGCGGGCCGGTCAGCCATGCGGATGGGACCCGCAGAGCTGGTGCAGGCGGCGGCCATGGCCCGCCGCTTCTACCTCGAAGGCAAGTCCAAGATCCAGATCGCGGAGGAGTTCGGCGTCAGCCGCTTCAAAGTGGCCCGGGTACTGGAGACTGCCCTCGAAAGGGATCTCGTACGCATCGAGATCCGCGTACCGGCCGAACTGGACGCCGAGCGCTCGGACGCGCTCCGTGCCCGGTACGGACTGCGGCATGCCGTCGTGGTCGAGTCCCCGGCCGAGGCGGAGGAGACCCCCGACCCCGAGAACCTCGGCGAGGTCGCCGCGGACCTGCTCGGCGAACTCGTCAGCGAGGGAGACGTACTCGGCCTCGCCTGGGGCCGGTCCACCATCCACATGGCGGCGGCGCTGGACCGGCTGCCCCCCTGCACGGTGGTGCAGTTGACCGGCGTGTACGACGCCGGGACCTCCGAGCGCGGCTCGGTCGAGGCGGTCCGGCGCGCCGCCCAGGTCTCGGGCGGCGACGCGCATCCCATCTACGCCCCGATGCTGCTGCCGGACGCGGCCACCGCGGCGGCGCTGCGCAACCAGACCGGGATCGCCCGGGCCTTCGAGTACTTCGACAAGGTCACCGTCGCCTGCGTCTCCATCGGTTCCTGGGAGCCGGGTATCTCCACGGTGCACGACATGCTCAGCGACGAGGAACGCGCGCACTACGCCACGCTGGGCGTCGCCGCCGAGATGGCCGCGCACCTCTTCGACGCCGAGGGCCGCCGGGTCGGGCGCGACCTGGGGGAACGCTGCATCACGGTCAAGGCCGACCAGTTGCGCCGGATCCCGGAGGTCGTCGCGATCGCGGGCGGGCAGCGCAAGGCGGCCGCGATCGACGCGGTGCTGCGGTCGGGGCTGGTCACCAGCCTCGTCACCGACACCTCGGCGGCCGACTACCTGATGACGGCGGGCACCCCTCCCAAGCCCGCCCTGAACCGCGCGGACCCGGACGGTCCCTGA
- a CDS encoding TetR/AcrR family transcriptional regulator → MTRTSADAKAPTARERLLSAANELFYAEGVQSVGIDRIIERAGVAKASLYNTFGGKDQLIRAYLDSRHTRLTERLLRAVDGAGSPRDRLLAVFDAQTELFAERDYRGCAFMAASAEAKHGSTIEEASDVSRAWVRALFTDLARDAGAPDPEALARRLRLLYDGSVVAARMDRDPSVGAVAREAAAVLIDAALPAEE, encoded by the coding sequence ATGACGAGGACGTCGGCCGATGCCAAGGCCCCCACCGCCCGGGAGCGCCTGCTCTCGGCGGCGAACGAGCTGTTCTACGCGGAAGGCGTGCAGTCGGTCGGGATCGACCGGATCATCGAGCGCGCCGGGGTCGCCAAGGCCTCGCTGTACAACACCTTCGGCGGCAAGGACCAGCTCATCCGCGCCTACCTCGACTCCCGGCACACCCGGCTGACGGAGCGGCTGCTGCGGGCCGTCGACGGCGCCGGCAGCCCGCGGGACCGGCTGCTGGCCGTCTTCGACGCGCAGACCGAACTGTTCGCCGAGCGGGACTACCGCGGGTGCGCGTTCATGGCGGCCAGCGCCGAGGCCAAGCACGGCAGCACCATCGAGGAGGCCTCCGACGTCTCCCGCGCCTGGGTCCGCGCCCTGTTCACCGACCTCGCCCGGGACGCCGGCGCCCCGGATCCGGAGGCACTCGCCCGCCGCCTGCGCCTGCTCTACGACGGGAGTGTGGTGGCCGCACGGATGGACCGCGACCCGTCGGTGGGTGCGGTCGCCCGGGAGGCGGCCGCCGTCCTGATCGACGCGGCGCTGCCCGCCGAGGAGTGA
- a CDS encoding MFS transporter, protein MNHLASHERTERTERATAARRPIPPRVAFYVLASVVVSFLAASSAPTPLYATYQAEWGFSPITTTVVFGVYAIAVLSGLLVLGKLSDHVGRRPVLITAIAAQAAAMLLFSTAGGVGELLVARVVQGLSTGAALGAVGAAMMDINRSRGTMANAFAPGLGTATGSLVSGFVVQYLPAPTHTVYLGLLAVFAAQAVAIALIDETVTKQPGALASLVPEIRLPRTVRGAVLAAAPVVFAVWALAGFYGSLGPSLVRTLVGSTSAVWGGLGLFVLAFVAAVSVLALRKAQSTTVMYTGIGALVAGVALTLLAVDRSAPALFFVGTAVAGLGFGSGFQGGIRTVLPLAKSHESSGVLSLLFVVAYLGMGVPSVAAGTLVVHGGGLVPTSEEYGAVVIGLALLALAALLVRGRPQIAPGVKVASGGTQTVPVRAEQPEHVTRTR, encoded by the coding sequence ATGAACCACCTCGCATCGCACGAGCGAACCGAGCGCACCGAGCGCGCCACGGCAGCGCGCAGGCCCATCCCCCCGCGCGTGGCGTTCTACGTGCTCGCCTCCGTCGTCGTCTCCTTCCTGGCCGCATCGAGCGCGCCCACCCCGCTCTACGCGACCTACCAGGCCGAGTGGGGCTTCAGCCCGATCACCACCACGGTCGTCTTCGGCGTCTACGCGATCGCCGTCCTCTCCGGCCTGCTCGTCCTCGGCAAGCTGTCCGACCACGTCGGCCGCCGCCCGGTCCTGATCACCGCGATCGCCGCCCAGGCGGCCGCCATGCTGCTCTTCTCCACCGCCGGGGGCGTCGGCGAACTCCTCGTCGCCCGCGTCGTGCAGGGCCTGTCCACCGGCGCCGCGCTCGGCGCCGTCGGGGCCGCGATGATGGACATCAACCGCTCCCGCGGCACCATGGCCAACGCCTTCGCCCCCGGCCTCGGCACGGCGACCGGCTCGCTGGTCAGCGGCTTCGTCGTGCAGTACCTGCCCGCCCCCACCCACACGGTCTACCTCGGCCTGCTGGCCGTGTTCGCCGCCCAGGCCGTCGCCATCGCCCTGATCGACGAGACCGTCACCAAGCAGCCGGGTGCCCTGGCCAGCCTGGTGCCCGAGATCAGGCTCCCGCGCACGGTCCGTGGCGCGGTCCTCGCGGCGGCGCCCGTCGTCTTCGCCGTCTGGGCCCTCGCCGGGTTCTACGGCTCGCTCGGCCCGTCCCTGGTCCGCACCCTGGTCGGCTCCACCTCCGCGGTCTGGGGCGGTCTCGGCCTCTTCGTCCTCGCGTTCGTCGCGGCCGTCTCGGTCCTCGCGCTGCGCAAGGCACAGTCCACGACCGTGATGTACACCGGCATCGGCGCGCTCGTCGCCGGGGTCGCCCTGACCCTGCTCGCCGTCGACCGGAGCGCTCCGGCGCTGTTCTTCGTCGGTACGGCCGTCGCCGGCCTCGGCTTCGGCAGCGGCTTCCAGGGCGGCATCCGCACCGTGCTGCCGCTGGCCAAGTCGCACGAGAGCTCGGGCGTGCTGTCCCTGCTCTTCGTCGTCGCCTACCTCGGCATGGGCGTCCCCTCGGTCGCCGCAGGCACGCTGGTCGTGCACGGGGGCGGACTGGTCCCGACCTCCGAGGAGTACGGCGCGGTGGTCATCGGCCTCGCGCTGCTGGCCCTGGCCGCCCTGCTGGTGCGCGGCAGGCCGCAGATCGCGCCCGGCGTGAAGGTGGCGTCCGGCGGCACGCAGACGGTGCCGGTCCGGGCGGAGCAGCCCGAGCACGTCACACGGACACGATGA
- a CDS encoding Dyp-type peroxidase — MTTEPQSVPEAEPQPVLGPLTSAAIFLVLTVRPGGEGAAREVLGDLRALQRSFGFGAPEAALSCVAGIGSEAWDRLFDHPRPAELHPFRPLAGPRHTAVATPGDLLFHIRATRFDLCFGLAAEIMHRLRDAVTVEDEVPGFKYLDARDLLGFVDGTENPVGAAARRAVLIGAEDPGHAGGSYVVVQKYLHDLDAWNALPVETQERIIGRTKATNIELEEPASHKGLNTVTGPDGEEQKILRDNMPFGSPGGGEFGTYFIGYARTPDVIERMLRNMFLGTEDAAHDRILDFSTAVTGTLFFVPSDDFLDDLPALPAAGEGGR, encoded by the coding sequence TTGACCACTGAACCCCAGTCCGTGCCGGAAGCCGAACCACAGCCGGTGCTCGGTCCGTTGACCAGCGCCGCGATCTTCCTGGTGCTCACCGTCCGCCCCGGCGGCGAGGGCGCGGCGCGAGAGGTGCTGGGCGATCTCCGTGCGCTGCAGCGCAGTTTCGGGTTCGGCGCGCCGGAAGCGGCGCTGAGCTGTGTGGCGGGGATCGGCTCCGAGGCCTGGGACCGGCTCTTCGACCATCCCCGCCCGGCGGAGCTGCACCCCTTCCGGCCCCTGGCGGGCCCCCGGCACACCGCGGTCGCCACCCCCGGCGACCTGCTCTTCCACATCCGGGCCACCCGCTTCGACCTGTGTTTCGGGCTCGCCGCCGAGATCATGCACCGGCTGCGCGACGCGGTGACCGTCGAGGACGAGGTGCCGGGCTTCAAGTACCTGGACGCGCGCGACCTGCTGGGCTTCGTCGACGGCACCGAGAACCCGGTCGGCGCCGCCGCCCGCAGGGCCGTCCTGATCGGCGCCGAGGATCCCGGCCATGCCGGCGGCAGCTACGTGGTCGTGCAGAAGTACCTCCACGACCTCGACGCCTGGAACGCGCTGCCCGTCGAGACGCAGGAGCGGATCATCGGGCGTACGAAGGCCACCAACATCGAACTGGAGGAGCCGGCCTCCCACAAGGGCCTGAACACGGTCACCGGACCGGACGGCGAGGAGCAGAAGATCCTGCGCGACAACATGCCCTTCGGCAGCCCCGGCGGCGGCGAGTTCGGCACCTACTTCATCGGGTACGCGCGGACACCTGACGTCATCGAGCGGATGCTGCGCAACATGTTCCTCGGCACCGAGGACGCCGCCCACGACCGGATCCTCGACTTCTCCACCGCGGTCACCGGCACCCTCTTCTTCGTGCCGTCCGACGACTTCCTCGACGACCTGCCCGCGCTCCCCGCGGCCGGCGAGGGGGGACGGTGA
- a CDS encoding alpha/beta hydrolase, with translation MSAHVIVLPGGGYVQYAEHEAEPVAEWLTGLGLGIEASVFRYPLGVRHPAPLEALRAEIRRLRAAGAGRIGLVGFSAGGHLAGLAALAADGDARTAVQFAVLGYAVTSMETETYRPARDVLLGEDAPPELRRATSLDALVTPSAPPFFLWHTAEDPYVWPQHTYRLATALAAHDVPHTVHVYPHGPHSLGLAHGAGEASTWTRSAATWLAEQTAPATPLGRH, from the coding sequence GTGTCCGCGCACGTGATCGTGCTGCCGGGCGGCGGCTACGTGCAGTACGCCGAGCACGAGGCGGAGCCGGTGGCCGAGTGGCTCACCGGGCTGGGGCTGGGCATCGAGGCGAGCGTCTTCCGCTATCCCCTCGGGGTCCGGCATCCGGCGCCCCTGGAGGCGCTGCGTGCCGAGATCCGGCGGCTGCGCGCCGCCGGGGCCGGCCGGATCGGGCTCGTGGGGTTCTCGGCGGGCGGGCACCTCGCGGGTCTGGCCGCCCTGGCGGCGGACGGCGACGCGCGGACGGCGGTGCAGTTCGCCGTGCTCGGCTACGCGGTCACCTCGATGGAGACCGAGACCTACCGGCCCGCCCGCGACGTCCTGCTGGGCGAGGACGCCCCGCCGGAACTGCGCCGGGCCACCTCGCTCGACGCGCTGGTGACCCCGTCGGCGCCCCCGTTCTTCCTCTGGCACACGGCCGAGGACCCGTACGTGTGGCCCCAGCACACCTACCGCCTGGCCACGGCCCTGGCCGCCCACGACGTGCCCCACACCGTGCACGTCTACCCGCACGGCCCGCACAGCCTGGGCCTCGCCCACGGCGCGGGAGAGGCCTCGACCTGGACCCGTTCGGCGGCGACCTGGCTGGCCGAACAGACCGCCCCCGCGACCCCACTCGGACGGCACTGA
- a CDS encoding GuaB1 family IMP dehydrogenase-related protein — translation MRFLNDIQPAYDLTYDDVFMVPSRSAVGSRQGVDLGSPDGTGTTIPLVVANMTAIAGRRMAETVARRGGLVVIPQDIPIDVVTDVITWVKSRHLVLDTPIVLAPHQTVADALALLPKRAHNAGVVVDEDGRPVGVVTDRDLTGVDRFTQLAEVMSRDLLLLDADIDPREAFNKLDGANRRYAPAVDRDGKLAGILTRKGALRATLYTPATDAHGRLRIAAAVGINGDFADKAKQLLDAGVDTLVIDTAHGHQESMINAIRLVRGLDPQVPIAAGNIVSAQGVKDLVDAGADIIKVGVGPGAMCTTRMMTGVGRPQFSAVLECAAEAKKYGKHVWADGGVRHPRDVAMALAAGASNVMVGSWFAGTYESPGDLQQDADGRLYKESFGMASARAVRNRTSDESAYDRARKALFEEGISTSRMFLDPARPGVEDLIDSIIAGVRSSCTYAGAGSLEEFAEKAIVGIQSAAGYAEGKPLHASWS, via the coding sequence GTGCGTTTCCTCAATGACATCCAGCCCGCGTACGACCTGACGTACGACGACGTCTTCATGGTGCCGAGCCGCTCCGCGGTCGGCTCCCGTCAGGGCGTGGACCTCGGCTCGCCGGACGGCACGGGCACCACCATCCCGCTGGTCGTCGCGAACATGACCGCGATCGCGGGCCGCCGGATGGCCGAGACGGTGGCCCGGCGGGGCGGACTCGTCGTGATCCCGCAGGACATCCCGATCGACGTGGTCACCGATGTCATCACCTGGGTCAAGAGCCGCCATCTGGTCCTCGACACCCCGATCGTGCTGGCCCCGCACCAGACCGTGGCCGACGCGCTGGCCCTGCTGCCGAAGCGGGCGCACAACGCCGGTGTCGTCGTCGACGAGGACGGCCGCCCCGTCGGCGTCGTCACCGACCGGGACCTCACCGGCGTCGACCGGTTCACGCAGCTCGCCGAGGTCATGTCCCGCGACCTGCTCCTCCTCGACGCGGACATCGACCCCCGCGAGGCCTTCAACAAGCTGGACGGCGCCAACCGCCGCTACGCCCCGGCGGTCGACCGGGACGGCAAGCTCGCCGGCATCCTCACCCGCAAGGGCGCCCTGCGCGCCACCCTGTACACCCCGGCGACCGATGCGCACGGCCGGCTGCGCATCGCCGCCGCCGTCGGCATCAACGGGGACTTCGCGGACAAGGCCAAGCAACTGCTCGACGCGGGCGTCGACACGCTCGTCATCGACACCGCGCACGGCCACCAGGAGTCGATGATCAACGCGATCAGGCTGGTGCGCGGCCTCGACCCGCAGGTCCCGATCGCGGCCGGCAACATCGTCTCCGCGCAGGGGGTCAAGGACCTCGTCGACGCGGGCGCGGACATCATCAAGGTCGGCGTCGGCCCCGGCGCCATGTGCACCACCCGCATGATGACCGGCGTCGGCCGGCCGCAGTTCTCGGCGGTCCTGGAGTGCGCCGCCGAGGCGAAGAAGTACGGCAAGCACGTGTGGGCCGACGGCGGTGTCCGGCACCCCCGTGACGTCGCCATGGCCCTGGCCGCCGGGGCGTCCAACGTGATGGTCGGCTCCTGGTTCGCCGGCACCTACGAGTCCCCGGGCGACCTCCAGCAGGACGCCGACGGGCGGCTCTACAAGGAGTCGTTCGGCATGGCCTCGGCGCGGGCGGTGCGCAACCGCACGTCGGACGAGTCGGCCTACGACCGGGCCCGCAAGGCGCTCTTCGAGGAGGGCATCTCCACGTCCCGGATGTTCCTCGACCCGGCCCGGCCGGGCGTGGAGGACCTGATCGACTCGATCATCGCGGGCGTGCGGTCGTCCTGCACCTACGCCGGCGCCGGGTCCCTGGAGGAGTTCGCCGAGAAGGCGATCGTGGGGATCCAGAGTGCCGCCGGGTACGCGGAAGGCAAGCCGCTGCACGCCAGCTGGAGCTAG
- a CDS encoding Lrp/AsnC family transcriptional regulator yields MLNDLDERIVHALAEDARRSYADIGQLVGLSAPAVKRRVDRLRATGAITGFTVRVDPAALGWETEGFVEIYCRRNTSPETIQRGLERYQEVVAASTVTGEADAVVQVFASDMRHFERVLERIAGEPFVERTKSVLVLSPLLRRFSSGAPG; encoded by the coding sequence TTGCTGAACGATCTCGACGAACGCATCGTGCACGCCCTCGCCGAGGACGCCCGCCGCTCCTACGCGGACATCGGGCAACTGGTCGGCCTGTCCGCGCCTGCCGTCAAACGGCGCGTGGACCGGCTGCGCGCCACCGGAGCGATCACCGGCTTCACCGTACGGGTCGATCCCGCGGCCCTCGGCTGGGAGACCGAGGGGTTCGTCGAGATCTACTGCCGGCGCAACACGTCCCCGGAGACCATCCAACGGGGCCTGGAGCGCTACCAGGAGGTGGTCGCCGCGTCGACGGTCACCGGTGAGGCCGACGCCGTCGTGCAGGTCTTCGCCTCCGACATGCGGCACTTCGAGCGGGTGCTGGAGCGGATCGCGGGGGAGCCGTTCGTGGAGCGGACCAAGTCCGTGCTGGTGCTGTCGCCGTTGCTGCGCCGTTTCTCGTCCGGTGCGCCTGGGTGA
- a CDS encoding GntR family transcriptional regulator has product MTARHEEIADELRRAIDREEYTVGSRLPSETELAAEYGVSRGTVRQAVAALTAEGLIGSRQGARRVVLASRRSQSFAELRSFAQWAKAMGRAATGHVVSQEYRPAGQEDSVRLQLGLGTPVLHVLRVRGLDGEPVLLERTVYADWISTAVEAIEPDCPSVTQRLYEEKGLVFAYGEHVIDAVAAGAQDAELLGIRRTSPLLRVRRVTTTREGRPVEWSDDRYRSDAVSFSVHNSIGNNALARKTAE; this is encoded by the coding sequence ATGACGGCGCGACACGAGGAGATCGCCGACGAGCTGCGGCGCGCCATCGACCGTGAGGAGTACACCGTCGGCAGTCGGCTGCCCTCGGAGACGGAACTCGCCGCGGAGTACGGCGTCTCCCGCGGCACGGTCCGCCAGGCGGTCGCCGCGCTCACCGCCGAGGGGCTGATCGGCTCCCGCCAGGGCGCCCGCCGGGTGGTCCTCGCCAGCCGCCGCAGCCAGAGCTTCGCGGAGCTGCGCAGTTTCGCCCAGTGGGCGAAGGCGATGGGCCGTGCGGCGACGGGACACGTGGTGTCCCAGGAGTACCGGCCGGCCGGCCAGGAGGACAGCGTCCGCCTCCAACTGGGCCTCGGCACGCCCGTGTTGCACGTGCTGCGGGTACGCGGACTCGACGGCGAACCGGTGTTGCTTGAGCGCACGGTGTACGCGGACTGGATCTCCACGGCGGTCGAGGCGATAGAGCCGGACTGCCCGTCGGTCACGCAACGCCTGTACGAGGAAAAGGGGTTGGTCTTCGCGTACGGCGAGCACGTCATCGACGCGGTGGCTGCGGGGGCGCAGGACGCCGAGCTGCTGGGCATCCGCCGGACGAGCCCGCTGCTGCGGGTGCGACGGGTGACGACGACGCGGGAGGGCCGGCCGGTGGAATGGTCCGACGACCGCTACCGGTCGGATGCGGTGAGCTTCAGCGTGCACAACTCCATCGGGAACAACGCGCTGGCGAGGAAGACCGCGGAGTAG